A segment of the Chloroflexota bacterium genome:
GAGTCCACGCCGAAGTTGAACGTGCCGCCGGTGTGCGCGCCGTCGCGCATGGCTTCGGCCAGAGTCAGGTAGGCCGACGCAATGTCTTTGACGTACACGTAATCGCGCTTCATTGTGCCGTCCGAGCGCACGATGGGCCGCTCGTTCAACAGCACCGAGCGGATCGTGCCCGGCACGATGCGGTTCCAGTTCAGGTCGCCGCCGCCGTACATGTTGGCACAGCGAGTGACGGCCACAGGCATTTTGAAGGAGTGCGCGTAAGTCTGGGCGATGAGATCGGCGCACGACTTGGAAACGTCGTAAGGGTGTTTGCCCTGAAGCGGCGCGGTTTCGGTGTAAGGCAGGACGTCATGTGAGCCGTAAGCCTTGTCGCTGGAGGCCAACACAAACTGCTCAAGTTTGCCCCACTGCCGGGCCGCTTCGAGCAGGAGCCACGTGCCGCGAATGTTCGCCTCAAACGTGGGAACCGGGGCGCGGTTGGCGACCCCCACTACTGTCAATGCCGCCAGGTGGAAACAAGTCTGGATTTCGTACTCGGCAAAGATTCGATTCACGACCTCTTCGTCCGTCACCGAGCCGCGCACCACCTTGATGCGCTCCATCGTGCCGGAACGAACCAGTTGGCTTTGCGGAACCCAGTCACGGATCAGGCCGGCCACGTCCGCGCCCGCCTCCACTAGCCGGGCCGTAAGCCACGACCCCAGCACCCCGGTGCAACCGGTGACCAACACCCGGCGATCTCGCCAGAAATTCAAATCAGTCATTGCTCCCTCAAAATGACAAATGACGAATGGCAAATGACAAATTGGGTCATCCGGCATTTGTCATTTTTCATTTCCAGACTTTCCACGGCGCGCCCCGATCCCAGAAATCATTCAGGGTTTGCGCCTCTTTGAAAGTGTCCATTGAAGCCCAGAAACCGGCGTGGCGGTGCATCATCAACTGCCCGTCGGCGGCCAGCCGGGCCAGCGACTCTTTTTCCAGGTCAACATCCTCGCCGCCCTGCATGTAGTCCAATGCGGCGCGTTCGAAAACGAAGAAACCGGCGTTCACCCAGTTGGCCAGGCGCGGCTTCTCGCGCAAAGCTGTAATCTGATTATCGTTCACGTCGAGGACGCCATATTGCGAATAGGGCTGATAGCCGGTGAGCGTCGCCAGCTTGCCGTGCGAACGATGGAAGGCCAGCAAAGCGTTAATGTCCACATCGCCAATGCCGTCGCCGTAAGTTACAAAGAAGCGCTCGGCGGCGATTCGTTCTCCAGCCAGCCGCACCCTCGCCCCTTTGTTCGTTGGCACACCGGCATCAAACATCGTCAACTGCCACGCGGCCTCTTGATTGGCGCGATGATACTTTCGCTGATCCGGCTGGCCGAGAGTAAAAGTCAGGTCGTGAGTCAGCGCTTCATAATCCAAGAAGTAGCGGCGGAACCAGTCGCCGCGATAGCCAAGCGGGAAGACGAAGTGAGCATGGCCGTAGTGAGCAAAAAGCTTCATGATGTGCCACACAATGGGCCGCCCGCCCACTTCCACCAAAGCCTTTGGCCGCCCTTCGGCCTCCGGCCCCATGCGCGTGCCCAGCCCGCCCACGAGCAAAATCACCGGTAAAGTTTCATTTGCCATCAGTCATCAATTCAGTCAACGGCCCCAGCGCCACGCGGGCATCGGCTACCATCTCTCCATTCTGCGAAACCGGCAAACGGGTCAGGCTGGGGAGGGTATACATTCCAACAGACACTTTCAGTTCGTCCAGCGAAACGCCCGATAAGTTGAGCGTGTAATCAGTCTGCACCCGCTCGCCCCGACTCCAGATAAAGGTCGGGTAGCCATCGGGGCGCGCATCCTGCCCGGCCACCAGATCATTCTTCTCATTCTGAACGTGAACAAAAATTGTCGCGTCCAACTCCGGCTGTTCAACCAATGATTGCCAAAACAGCGACAGTCTGATCTGCCCGTCGGGCAACATTGACGCGCTCGCGCCGTACAACTTGAAAGCTTCACCGATCACAGCCTTCGGCCTGACTTGCCCAGCATCTTCATCTGGCATGGAAGGCTGAGGCACTTTCACCCAGCCAATTTGATTCGTCTGCCCGTTCAGGCCCACCACAAGCTGGTACGGCCCCGGCGCCAACCCGGCTGGCACATTAAGTGTATATGGAAACGGCACAACTTCATGCGCTTGCCAGGCCCAGGTTGGAAACAGCCAGCGCCATACTTCCACGTCCGCGCCGGCCACGCGCTCAAAGTCCGGCGTGAGCAAGCCGATGAACGAGCGATAGTCGTGCGACTGAGGCATATCCGTCACCCAGTTCACGGTGTAAGTCACGCTCTGCTCAACATCGCCGGCCAAAGTTGTCGGCCCACTCCAGTTCACCACATGCACGCCGTTCCCGAACGAAGTCAGGCCGCCCTGCCGGGCCGGAGTCTCAAATTCAATTTGGGACGCCTCCACAGCCAGCACTTTCGCCATCGGCTCGCCGTTCCGGCGGTTGACGGCTTGGGCCTCATCAAGGCTGGCGATGAGTGCCGAGTGAGTCGCCGCCGTGAACGGCGGCAGAACCGTGATCGTCCCGTTTTGTAACAAGCCAAAGTTCCGC
Coding sequences within it:
- a CDS encoding NAD-dependent epimerase/dehydratase family protein yields the protein MTDLNFWRDRRVLVTGCTGVLGSWLTARLVEAGADVAGLIRDWVPQSQLVRSGTMERIKVVRGSVTDEEVVNRIFAEYEIQTCFHLAALTVVGVANRAPVPTFEANIRGTWLLLEAARQWGKLEQFVLASSDKAYGSHDVLPYTETAPLQGKHPYDVSKSCADLIAQTYAHSFKMPVAVTRCANMYGGGDLNWNRIVPGTIRSVLLNERPIVRSDGTMKRDYVYVKDIASAYLTLAEAMRDGAHTGGTFNFGVDS
- a CDS encoding NTP transferase domain-containing protein; translated protein: MANETLPVILLVGGLGTRMGPEAEGRPKALVEVGGRPIVWHIMKLFAHYGHAHFVFPLGYRGDWFRRYFLDYEALTHDLTFTLGQPDQRKYHRANQEAAWQLTMFDAGVPTNKGARVRLAGERIAAERFFVTYGDGIGDVDINALLAFHRSHGKLATLTGYQPYSQYGVLDVNDNQITALREKPRLANWVNAGFFVFERAALDYMQGGEDVDLEKESLARLAADGQLMMHRHAGFWASMDTFKEAQTLNDFWDRGAPWKVWK